A genomic stretch from Limnobacter thiooxidans includes:
- the ampD gene encoding 1,6-anhydro-N-acetylmuramyl-L-alanine amidase AmpD, which translates to MWLDEGWIEEDWVHRMQSPNQDARPMGTRIDTLVIHSISLPERGRDASVVSDLFLNRLDCHSHPAYFELLGLHVSSHFLIDRDGSVTQFVSCEKRAWHAGISAAMDRSNFNHFSIGVELLGDVYTPFELAQYASLKKLVRTLQARYPLKYAMAHSEIAPTRKTDPGPFFDWKGLRKSNTYDIQIDGA; encoded by the coding sequence ATGTGGCTCGATGAAGGCTGGATTGAAGAAGACTGGGTACACCGAATGCAAAGCCCCAATCAGGACGCTCGGCCCATGGGCACCCGCATTGACACCCTGGTCATTCACTCCATCAGCCTGCCTGAACGCGGGCGTGACGCCTCTGTGGTGTCAGACCTGTTTCTGAATAGGCTGGATTGTCATTCCCACCCAGCCTATTTTGAATTACTCGGCCTGCATGTTTCCTCGCATTTTTTGATTGACCGCGATGGCTCGGTAACCCAGTTTGTGTCCTGCGAGAAGCGGGCGTGGCACGCTGGAATATCCGCAGCGATGGACCGTAGCAACTTCAATCACTTCTCAATTGGTGTGGAATTGTTGGGCGATGTGTACACCCCGTTTGAGTTAGCCCAATACGCCAGCCTGAAGAAGCTCGTTCGAACTTTGCAGGCACGTTATCCACTGAAATATGCAATGGCGCACAGCGAGATTGCACCCACTCGAAAAACCGATCCCGGGCCTTTCTTTGACTGGAAAGGCTTACGCAAATCAAACACCTACGACATTCAAATTGACGGCGCCTAA
- the ffh gene encoding signal recognition particle protein — protein MFENLSDRLTRVVKNIKGEARITEANTQEMLREVRLALLEADVALPVVKEFINQVKEQALGEEVLNSLTPGQALVGIVHKQLIKLIGEKTEEINLAAQPPVVILMAGLQGAGKTTTTGKLAKYLKDNLKKKVLTVSADVYRPAAIEQLKTVSAQAGAEFFPSDISQKPVDIALAALNHAKRQFFDVLILDTAGRLGIDEAMMNEIKALHAAVNPTETLFVIDAMLGQDAANTAKAFNEALPLTGVVLTKMDGDARGGAALSVRQITGKPIKFMGVGEKLTGFEKFHPDRVAGRILGMGDIVSLVEEAKKGIDQQEAEKLAKKLKSGKAFDLNDFLSQISQMRNMGGLQGLMDKLPSQLMKGAGEVDATAAEKQMKRTEAIIFSMTIEERTKPDLLKASRKRRIAAGAGVQVQEVNRLLKQFEQMRDMMKSMQKGGLAKLMRKMGGAGGKGGFPGGGMPPGGGFPGM, from the coding sequence ATGTTTGAAAACCTCTCAGATCGCCTAACGCGCGTCGTCAAAAATATCAAAGGCGAAGCCCGCATTACCGAGGCCAACACGCAGGAGATGCTGCGGGAAGTTCGCCTCGCACTGCTGGAAGCCGACGTGGCCCTGCCCGTGGTCAAGGAATTCATCAACCAGGTGAAAGAGCAGGCCTTGGGCGAGGAAGTTCTGAACAGCCTGACCCCCGGCCAAGCCTTGGTGGGTATTGTTCACAAGCAGTTGATCAAGCTGATTGGCGAGAAAACCGAAGAGATCAACCTGGCGGCCCAACCCCCGGTGGTCATTCTGATGGCGGGTTTGCAAGGTGCGGGTAAAACCACCACCACCGGCAAACTGGCCAAGTACCTGAAAGACAATCTGAAGAAAAAAGTGCTGACCGTATCGGCCGACGTGTACCGACCTGCCGCGATTGAGCAGTTGAAAACGGTCAGCGCACAAGCCGGGGCGGAATTCTTCCCTTCCGACATCAGCCAGAAGCCAGTGGACATTGCGCTGGCCGCACTGAACCACGCCAAGCGCCAGTTCTTTGATGTGCTGATTCTGGACACGGCTGGCCGCCTGGGCATTGACGAAGCCATGATGAATGAAATCAAGGCTTTGCATGCTGCGGTGAACCCCACCGAAACCCTGTTTGTGATCGACGCCATGTTGGGCCAGGACGCGGCCAACACCGCCAAAGCTTTCAATGAAGCCCTGCCGCTGACTGGCGTGGTGTTGACCAAGATGGACGGCGACGCCCGTGGCGGCGCAGCCTTGTCGGTACGCCAAATCACCGGCAAACCCATCAAGTTCATGGGTGTGGGCGAGAAACTGACTGGTTTCGAAAAATTCCACCCTGACCGAGTGGCAGGCAGAATTCTGGGTATGGGCGACATTGTGTCGCTGGTGGAAGAGGCCAAGAAAGGCATTGACCAGCAGGAAGCCGAAAAACTGGCCAAAAAGCTGAAAAGCGGCAAAGCGTTCGACTTGAACGACTTTTTGTCGCAAATCAGCCAGATGCGCAACATGGGTGGCCTGCAAGGCCTGATGGACAAACTGCCCAGCCAGTTGATGAAAGGTGCGGGCGAAGTCGACGCCACCGCCGCCGAAAAACAGATGAAGCGCACCGAAGCCATCATTTTTTCAATGACAATTGAAGAACGCACCAAACCTGATTTGCTGAAAGCATCGCGCAAGCGCCGTATTGCTGCGGGTGCTGGCGTGCAGGTTCAGGAAGTGAACCGCCTGTTGAAACAGTTTGAGCAAATGCGCGACATGATGAAAAGCATGCAGAAAGGCGGCTTGGCCAAGTTGATGCGCAAAATGGGTGGTGCTGGCGGTAAGGGCGGTTTTCCTGGTGGCGGCATGCCTCCTGGAGGCGGATTTCCGGGCATGTAA
- a CDS encoding ribonucleotide-diphosphate reductase subunit beta, giving the protein MLGWDDEFDTAMGKTAAAAKPAAPLAPSMNSVASGFAAPAASQGLYQQAARPVQPAAAKEGATAGRVNAADKRVINGTTDVNQLVPFKYKWAWEKYLSQCANHWMPQEINMDRDIALWKDPNGLTEDERRIVKRNLGFFVTADSLAANNIVLGTYRHITAPECRQFLLRQAFDEAIHTHAYQYIVESLGIPEAETFNAYNEISCIKAKDDFLIPFIDVLTDPEFKTGTLENDQKLLKSLIAFACIMEGMFFYVGFVQILALGRQNKMIGAAEQFQYILRDESAHCTFGIDLINTVKLENPHLWTPEFKEEIKVMFRKAVELEHAYAVDTMPRGVLGLNSAQFMEYMKFICNRRSNQIGLGTLYEGATNPFPWMSEMMDLKKETNFFERRVTEYQTGGALNWE; this is encoded by the coding sequence ATGCTGGGTTGGGACGACGAATTTGACACTGCCATGGGCAAAACCGCAGCCGCTGCAAAGCCTGCTGCCCCATTGGCTCCAAGCATGAATTCCGTGGCCTCTGGCTTTGCTGCGCCAGCAGCCAGCCAGGGTCTGTATCAGCAAGCTGCGCGCCCTGTGCAGCCTGCTGCCGCCAAGGAAGGCGCAACAGCCGGCCGCGTGAATGCTGCCGACAAGCGCGTGATCAACGGCACCACCGACGTGAACCAGTTGGTGCCTTTCAAATACAAATGGGCTTGGGAAAAGTACCTGAGCCAGTGCGCCAACCACTGGATGCCGCAAGAAATCAACATGGACCGCGACATCGCCTTGTGGAAAGACCCCAACGGGTTGACCGAAGACGAGCGCCGCATTGTGAAGCGCAACCTGGGCTTTTTTGTAACGGCCGATTCATTGGCTGCCAACAACATTGTGCTGGGCACGTACCGCCACATCACCGCGCCTGAATGCCGCCAGTTTTTGCTGCGCCAGGCTTTTGATGAAGCCATTCACACCCACGCGTACCAGTACATTGTGGAAAGCCTGGGCATTCCCGAAGCAGAAACTTTCAACGCGTACAACGAAATTTCCTGCATCAAGGCCAAAGACGATTTCCTGATTCCGTTCATCGACGTGCTGACCGACCCTGAGTTCAAAACCGGCACGCTGGAAAACGATCAGAAACTGCTGAAAAGCCTGATCGCCTTTGCGTGCATCATGGAAGGCATGTTCTTCTACGTGGGCTTTGTGCAAATTCTGGCGTTGGGCCGCCAGAACAAGATGATTGGCGCTGCCGAACAGTTCCAGTACATTTTGCGCGACGAGTCTGCACACTGCACATTCGGTATCGACCTGATCAACACCGTGAAACTGGAAAACCCACACTTGTGGACCCCGGAATTCAAGGAAGAAATCAAGGTCATGTTCCGCAAGGCTGTTGAACTTGAACACGCTTACGCTGTGGACACCATGCCACGTGGCGTGTTGGGTTTGAACTCAGCCCAGTTCATGGAATACATGAAATTCATCTGTAACCGCCGTTCCAACCAGATTGGCTTGGGCACCTTGTACGAAGGCGCAACCAACCCATTCCCATGGATGTCCGAGATGATGGACTTGAAGAAAGAAACCAACTTCTTCGAACGCCGCGTGACTGAATACCAAACCGGTGGGGCGTTGAACTGGGAGTGA
- a CDS encoding ribonucleoside-diphosphate reductase subunit alpha: MLTSQESTDLATNLANNTPTSAARTAPAAPAADSVYANYKIIRRNGAVVGFEPSKIAVAMTKAFLAVNGGQGAASARIRELVEQMTGSVVNALVRRQPSGGIFHIEDIQDQVELALMRSGEAEVARAYVLYRERRAQERAAKQVQQAEQHALNVVDGDMTRPLDVDALKALIESAAVGLNEIDVAHLQKETLKNLYDGVKIDEVFKSAILASRAMIENEPSYTLVTSRLLLHTIRREIVGREIAQDEMAQVYPEYFPQFIKKGIAAGLLDNRLAQFDMKKLGAALKYERDLQFDYLGLQTLYDRYFLHVEGTRIEMPQAFYMRVAMGLALNEVDREARAIEFYEVLSTFDFMSSTPTLFNSGTIRSQLSSCYLTTIGDDLDDIYEGIKENALLSKFAGGLGNDWTPVRALGSHIKGTNGKSQGVVPFLKVVNDTAVAVNQGGKRKGAVCAYLETWHLDIEEFLELRKNTGDDRRRTHDMNTANWIPDLFMKRVMEGGNWTLFSPSDAPDLHDLYGKAFEKAYVGYEEKAARGDLKLFKTVEAAKLWRKILSMLFETGHPWITFKDPCNIRSPQQHVGVVHSSNLCTEITLNTNENEIAVCNLGSVNLTRHLKPADNGELVLDHDKLQKTVGVAMRMLDNVIDINYYAVAKARNSNLRHRPVGMGMMGFQDALHMMRKPYASRDAVEFADESMEAICYYAYEASTELAAERGAYSTFKGSLWDKGILPLDSLKLLEEERGGYVEVDTSSRMNWDGLRAKIKQHGMRNSNCVAIAPTATISNIIGVAASIEPTFQNLYVKSNLSGEFTIVNEHLVRDLKRLGIWDEVMISDLKYFDGSVMKIDRIPEDLKRLYATAFEMDPRWLVEAAARRQKWIDQGQSLNIYMSGVSGKRLDDTYKLAWIRGLKTTYYLRTIGATHAEKSTLSGGELNSVNAEGGASAAFTSAPATGLVPNLPEQEVEGKVCTMRPGDAGFDECEACQ, encoded by the coding sequence ATGCTAACCAGCCAGGAATCCACTGATTTGGCGACTAATTTGGCGAACAACACGCCCACGTCCGCAGCCAGAACTGCCCCCGCAGCACCGGCAGCTGACAGTGTTTATGCAAACTACAAAATTATTCGCCGAAATGGTGCCGTGGTTGGTTTCGAGCCCAGCAAGATTGCCGTGGCCATGACAAAAGCATTTCTGGCCGTCAACGGTGGTCAAGGCGCTGCTTCTGCCCGCATTCGCGAACTGGTTGAGCAAATGACCGGTAGCGTGGTGAACGCACTGGTGCGTCGCCAGCCTTCCGGCGGTATTTTCCACATTGAAGACATCCAGGATCAGGTTGAACTGGCCCTGATGCGTTCCGGCGAAGCCGAAGTGGCCCGCGCCTACGTGTTGTACCGTGAGCGCCGCGCGCAGGAACGTGCAGCCAAGCAGGTTCAGCAGGCCGAGCAGCACGCCTTGAATGTGGTCGATGGCGACATGACCCGCCCGCTCGATGTGGACGCGTTGAAAGCGCTGATCGAAAGCGCCGCTGTGGGCCTGAATGAAATCGACGTGGCACACCTTCAGAAAGAAACCCTGAAGAACCTGTACGACGGCGTGAAAATCGATGAGGTGTTCAAGTCTGCAATTCTGGCCTCACGCGCCATGATCGAGAATGAGCCAAGCTACACACTGGTCACTTCCCGCTTGCTGCTGCACACGATCCGCCGTGAAATCGTTGGCCGTGAAATTGCGCAAGATGAAATGGCGCAGGTGTATCCCGAATATTTCCCACAGTTCATCAAGAAGGGTATTGCCGCTGGTTTGCTGGACAACCGCCTGGCCCAGTTCGACATGAAGAAGCTGGGTGCAGCCCTGAAATACGAACGCGACTTGCAGTTCGATTACCTCGGTCTGCAAACTCTGTACGACCGTTACTTCCTGCACGTGGAAGGCACCCGCATTGAAATGCCGCAAGCGTTTTACATGCGCGTGGCCATGGGCCTGGCATTGAACGAAGTGGACCGCGAAGCACGTGCCATCGAGTTCTATGAAGTGTTGTCGACTTTCGACTTCATGAGCTCCACGCCCACACTGTTCAACAGTGGCACCATTCGTTCGCAGTTGTCTTCCTGCTACCTCACCACCATTGGTGACGACCTGGACGACATCTATGAAGGCATCAAGGAAAACGCACTGCTGAGCAAGTTCGCAGGTGGCCTGGGCAACGACTGGACACCCGTGCGCGCCTTGGGCAGCCACATCAAGGGCACCAACGGCAAGTCACAAGGCGTGGTGCCATTCCTGAAAGTGGTGAACGACACCGCAGTGGCCGTAAACCAGGGTGGCAAGCGCAAGGGCGCGGTATGTGCCTACCTGGAAACATGGCACCTGGACATTGAAGAATTCCTGGAGCTGCGCAAGAACACCGGCGACGACCGCCGCCGCACGCACGACATGAACACCGCGAACTGGATTCCCGACCTGTTCATGAAGCGCGTGATGGAAGGTGGTAACTGGACATTGTTCAGCCCATCGGATGCGCCTGATCTGCACGACTTGTACGGCAAGGCCTTCGAGAAAGCCTATGTGGGTTACGAAGAAAAAGCCGCACGTGGCGACTTGAAATTGTTCAAAACCGTGGAAGCGGCCAAGCTGTGGAGAAAAATTCTCTCCATGCTGTTTGAAACCGGTCACCCCTGGATCACATTCAAAGACCCTTGCAACATTCGCAGCCCCCAGCAACACGTGGGCGTGGTGCACTCGTCGAACCTGTGTACAGAAATTACACTGAACACCAACGAGAACGAAATTGCGGTGTGCAACCTGGGTTCTGTGAACCTGACGCGCCACCTGAAGCCTGCCGACAACGGCGAGCTGGTGCTGGACCACGACAAGCTGCAGAAAACTGTGGGCGTGGCCATGCGCATGCTGGACAACGTGATCGATATCAACTACTACGCAGTGGCCAAGGCACGCAATTCCAACCTGCGTCACCGCCCCGTGGGCATGGGCATGATGGGCTTCCAGGATGCGCTGCACATGATGCGCAAGCCTTACGCTTCACGCGACGCAGTTGAGTTCGCCGATGAAAGCATGGAAGCCATTTGCTACTACGCTTACGAAGCATCAACAGAATTGGCTGCTGAGCGCGGTGCATACAGCACCTTCAAGGGCTCACTGTGGGACAAGGGCATTTTGCCACTTGATTCATTGAAGCTGCTGGAAGAAGAGCGTGGTGGTTACGTGGAAGTGGACACCTCCAGCCGTATGAACTGGGATGGCCTGCGCGCCAAGATCAAGCAGCACGGCATGCGCAACTCCAACTGCGTGGCCATTGCGCCCACAGCCACCATCTCGAACATCATTGGCGTGGCGGCTTCCATTGAGCCCACATTCCAGAACTTGTACGTGAAGTCGAACCTGAGCGGTGAATTCACCATCGTGAACGAACACCTGGTGCGCGACTTGAAGCGTCTGGGCATTTGGGACGAAGTGATGATTTCTGACCTGAAGTACTTCGATGGCTCAGTGATGAAGATTGACCGCATTCCGGAAGATTTGAAGCGCCTGTACGCCACAGCCTTCGAGATGGACCCTCGCTGGTTGGTTGAAGCGGCTGCACGTCGCCAGAAGTGGATTGACCAGGGTCAAAGCCTGAACATCTACATGTCAGGTGTCAGCGGCAAGCGTTTGGATGACACCTACAAGCTGGCCTGGATCCGCGGTTTGAAAACCACGTATTACCTGCGCACCATTGGTGCCACGCATGCCGAGAAGTCGACTTTGTCGGGTGGTGAGTTGAACTCCGTGAATGCGGAAGGTGGTGCGTCAGCAGCCTTTACTTCAGCACCAGCCACAGGCTTGGTGCCTAACCTGCCCGAACAGGAAGTGGAAGGCAAGGTGTGCACCATGCGCCCCGGCGACGCAGGCTTTGATGAATGCGAGGCGTGCCAGTAA
- a CDS encoding cytochrome C assembly family protein yields MNNTLLYALAVLLLSASGGLAALNVLGKWTAPEGLNRALVAVALLVSGYLLGTLLFQTDGMHFGFVIGLMCVAWLASLVAFVESFFNRVPLLELMVFPLCAVVFLLPLWMGEDDAIRMAGDHLFQLHLLIALAAYSLLGIAAAHAIVMAYQEKALHQLVATNRENRMLRERLLDQLPSLLTMESILFRQLWAGFVLLSLTLLTGFLFSEAWRGTSGTFDHKTLFAVISWCSFAVLLGGRVVLGWRGKVALRWCLGSYAVLVLAYFGTQFVLEFILKRAA; encoded by the coding sequence ATGAACAACACATTATTGTACGCGCTTGCAGTGCTCCTGCTGTCCGCCTCGGGTGGATTGGCGGCGCTGAACGTTTTAGGCAAATGGACAGCACCCGAAGGGCTGAACCGTGCGCTGGTCGCCGTGGCTTTGCTGGTGTCGGGTTATTTGTTGGGCACCTTGCTGTTTCAAACCGACGGCATGCACTTTGGATTTGTCATCGGCTTGATGTGCGTGGCCTGGCTGGCCTCACTGGTGGCATTTGTTGAAAGTTTTTTCAACCGGGTGCCCCTGCTCGAACTGATGGTGTTTCCTTTGTGTGCCGTCGTGTTTCTGTTGCCCTTGTGGATGGGCGAGGACGATGCCATTCGCATGGCGGGCGACCATCTTTTTCAGCTACACCTGCTGATTGCGCTGGCAGCGTACAGCCTGTTGGGCATTGCCGCTGCGCATGCCATTGTCATGGCCTATCAGGAAAAAGCACTTCACCAATTGGTGGCCACCAACCGTGAAAACCGCATGCTGCGTGAACGCTTGCTTGACCAGCTGCCGTCGCTCCTGACAATGGAATCGATCCTGTTCCGCCAGTTGTGGGCTGGTTTTGTATTGTTGTCCCTGACCTTGCTCACCGGTTTCCTGTTCTCGGAAGCCTGGCGTGGTACCAGCGGAACCTTTGACCACAAAACCCTGTTTGCTGTCATTTCCTGGTGTTCCTTTGCAGTATTGCTGGGTGGACGCGTGGTGTTAGGCTGGCGCGGCAAGGTGGCTTTGCGCTGGTGCTTGGGCAGTTATGCGGTGTTGGTTTTGGCCTATTTTGGTACCCAGTTTGTGTTGGAATTCATTTTGAAAAGGGCGGCTTGA
- a CDS encoding PP0621 family protein — protein sequence MGRILFFLGLALVAWVLFKSWQRKQLGDKPGVGAQQKGNLGRKTQEEIMPCQHCGAYSPMSEGVMMQGRFYCGMEHAKAAGEKVH from the coding sequence ATGGGTCGTATTCTGTTTTTTCTGGGGCTGGCTTTGGTCGCCTGGGTGTTGTTCAAAAGCTGGCAGCGCAAACAATTGGGTGATAAACCGGGTGTGGGGGCTCAACAAAAGGGCAATCTTGGCCGTAAAACACAGGAAGAGATCATGCCTTGTCAGCACTGCGGTGCTTACAGCCCGATGTCGGAAGGCGTGATGATGCAGGGCCGGTTTTATTGCGGCATGGAACACGCCAAAGCTGCTGGTGAAAAGGTTCACTGA